The Acidobacteriota bacterium genome contains the following window.
CAGTGCGAAGGTTACTGAGCAGCTCGACGCTCTCCTTAAGATCAACGATGACGACCTCGAAGCTCTGATGCTGCGGTCGAAGCTGAGAATTCAGGAAGGCAAGGCTCAGGATGCGGTCAAGGATCTCGAAGAAGTTCTGAAGAAGCAGCCTAGCGGACGCGAACCACTTTTTCTGATGGCTCAGGCGCGGCTAGCTCTCGGGCAGATCGATCAGGCAAACGCTTTTCTTGCAGATCTCGAACGCTACCACCCTTCCTTCCTAAAAGCAGGGTTGATCCGGATCCAGGCGGCGTTTAACGCGGGTGATTCGAGTGCCGCGTTGAAACTCTCGAATGATCTTGTTCAAAAGACGAACACCGCTGTCGCGAATTCAGACTTTACTCCGCAGATGATCCAGGATGTTCGTGTTCGGGCGATTTCGTCGCGCGGCCTCGCGAATCTTGAACTTGGGCGGTTTGCTGAGGCGAAGAATGACCTGCAGGAGATCGTTCGTATCTCACCGAAATCCGCTTCTGCGATGGTGAATCTTGCCAAAGTGCTGATCGCTGAACGCAACGACGATGGTGCGATAGCTCTTTTCGAAAAGGCACTTTCCGCGGATCCGCAGAATTTTGACGCTGTCAGTGGTGTTGTAAATATCATGATCCGCCAGGGTCAGGCCGCTAAGGCCCACGCTGAGGTCGATCGGATGGTGGCGGCGAACGCCGGGCGAGCTGACGTCCTCGCTGCTTTACATTATTTGAAATCAACCGTATTCACCGCCCAAAAGAATGCTGCAGAAACCGAAAAAGAACTCGCTGCAGCGATCGAACTCGATCCAAATTATTTTCCGGCGTACTCGGCATATGCGAGCTTCCTGGTCGGCCAAGGTCGCGCTGACGAAGCAGTCGCGCAATACAGAATGATCTTAGAAAAACGGCCGGCGGCTCCAATGTTCACACTGCTCGGCATTATCGAGGATTCGCGTGGCAATTCCGCGGAGGCAGAAAAAGCCTACCGCCGTGCTCTCGAGATGGCTCCTGACGCTTCGATCGCTGCCAACAATCTCGCATGGTTGATCGCCGACAAACAGGGCAACCTTGACGAAGCTCTGCAGCTCGCCACCCTCGCTGTGAGCAAAGGACAGTCAACTCCGGGTTTTTACGACACGCTCGGATGGGTCTATCTGCAAAAGGGTTTAGCGTCGCCGGCGGTCGAGCAGTTCAGAAAGGCCGTTGCGATCGAGGAATCGAAAAAAGCTGGCTCTGCACCGACTCCCGGCTATCGTCTGAGGCTTGGGATGGCTTTGGCAAAGGCCGGGGATAAAGCTTCGGCACGGCGTGAAGTTGAAACGTCGTTGAGAAATGGTAATCAGCTTTCGCAGCGTGAACTTCGCGATGCAAAGAGTGTACTGGCGAATTTATAGTTCGCCGTTAGAACGAGGGGAACATGGTTTTATTTGAAATAGGAAATGCACCGACTATCGAGAGTATTGCAGTTTCTGTGCCGGAATCGCTCGGATTGCTGGTCTTCGGAGTTGGTTTGGTAGTCGTCGCGGTTCTGCTCAGATCGATGCTCGCGAAGAGCGAGAAGGCGAAATCGGACGAAAAGGTTGCTAAAGAAGCTTAGTAGAAGGTAAACAGAAATGGCTGAATTCAGACAAAGAAAGCCCGGCGAGCTGCTGGGAATGATCAAGAGACAGAAATGGCTCATCATCCTTCCGATGATCACGCTTACGGCTGCGATTGGTTATGTTGTGTACAAGCTGCCGAGCGTTTACGAATCGACTTCGCTTTTGACCGTCAAACCGCCGACGATCTCGCAGAATCTGGTAGCACCGCTTTCGCGTGAAGACCTTTCGCAGCGGCTCTCAACGATCAATCAGGAAGTTCTCAGCCGCTCATCGCTGGAACCAATGATCCTGAAGTATGACTTGTACAAAACCGAACGGGCAGCCGGGCTGCCCATGGAGTTGGTAGTTGAGAAAATGTCCAAAGCGATCGAGGTGAAGATGGCGGAAAGCGGCAACGAAAAGGTCGCGGCATTCAAGATCAGCTATCGCGACCGTGATCCGCAGTCGGCCCGGAATGTAACTGCTGAACTCGCCAGCAAGTACGTAAACGCTCAGGTTCAGAACGCAGTTGAGGTTGCCGAATCAACGAACGAGCTTTTCGAACGCCAGCTGAATGAAAAGAAGACCGCTCTCGATAACCTTGAAAAACAGCGGCTCGACATCATGATGCAGAACGTCTCGACCTTGCCCGAATCCGAGCAGGGACTGGTTGCCCAGCTCGAAGGGCTTCGGCAGCGGGACGATACTATTACTAAGGAAAAACAATCACTCTACAACGAAAAAGGGCGTCTGAGTGATGGAATAGCTTCGAACAATCGCCAGATGCGCTTGATCGAGGATTTTGGTGAAAAAGAGACTCAAGACACCGCCCGTCAGGCATCGCAGATCGAGGACACACCGGCATACGCCCAACTTATACAGAAAAGGGCTGATCTCAAGGGCCAACTTGATACGTATGTGAAGGTTTGGCGTGAAAAGCACCCGGCCGTTGTCGCGAAACAAGCTGAGATCGATCGCGTAAATGAGGAGATCGAAAACCTGCGAAAGAATACGGATAAACGAGTTGCCGTAGCTACGCAATCGAGCAGCCGTAAGGCTGATCTGCAGAAAAAGAACCTGGAACTTGAAAACCAGCGTTTACAGGCTCAGATCGGACAGATCGAACAACAGCTTTCCACGAAAGACCTGGAACGCCAGCAGAACGGGATGCAGATCGCTGCTCTCGAAGCGCGCATAAATGCGGTCCCACAGGTAAAAGTGGCACTTGAAAGCGTGACGGCCCAACTCCAGTCGGCCAAGATGGCCTACGACGAAATGTCCAAGAAAAAGAATGACGCGGGTGTAACGCTCGACGTCGAGCAGGGCCAGCAGGGTGAGACGATCCGTGTTCAGGATCCGGCAAATGTGCCACAGTCTCCCGTAGCTCCGAAACGCTTTTTGCTCACTATTCTGGGCACTGGGATCGGCTTTGCTCTCGGGCTGATGCTTGCAGCATTCTTCGAAATTCCGCGGCTCTTTAAGATCCAGAATATTGACGATGCCAAGCATTACACGGGCTTGCCAGTACTTGCTTCGGTTCCGCCGCTTCTCTCGGTTGCAGAGAAAAATTGGATCCGTAAGGCCGGCTGGCTAAAACTCGCTGCCGGAACGGCGGTCGCGATCGGGATAATCCCGCTAATTATTTTGATCCTGCAGCTTACGCGGCTGTTCGATAAGTTTGTTTCTTAATCTGGTCGAGACTCTCTCAGATTCGATCAACTCGCAAAGAGGTTGGAATAACGATTATGTATAAAGAATTTTTCGGTTTAGACGACACACCATTTACCTTGACGCCGGACCCGCGTTTTATCGTGTTCACGCCGAGCTATAACGAGGTTCTCGCGAGCCTCTATTATGGCCTGGAGAATGCAAAAGGTCTGATAGTGCTCACCGGCGAAGTCGGGACTGGAAAGACGACGGCTCTTCGCTGGATCCTCAGACGTCTCGATTCTAGCGTTTTGGCGGCGTACGTGTTCAATCCGCGTTTGTCGATCGACGAATTCTATCACAACGTCACGCAGATGCTCGGCATCAAGGACTGGACCAAT
Protein-coding sequences here:
- a CDS encoding tetratricopeptide repeat protein; this encodes MLYRECQILRRRFAYPLFVLCLSFLIAACGHSTASFLAKGEEYLQKRKFHDALMQFRSAAESDSSSAKAHWGLARAYENLGQFNDTLEELRKTVELDAKNLDAKAKLGNYFLLVQPPMIAEAEKIRDEILAADPSFIEGHILTASILAAQGKSDTEVVGAINKAIALDTKRIESYVSLQRLYMTRDKAAEAEAAIKKGIAECPQAVTGYIEYGRFLMYSNRDGEAEQQFNKAIEIDGASIEARESIAEFYVTSRQMEKAEKAYVELVQIQENSPESRLVLAEFYAKAGREDESIATLNQILTDAPEYVRARYKLGQMYLDRKDSAKVTEQLDALLKINDDDLEALMLRSKLRIQEGKAQDAVKDLEEVLKKQPSGREPLFLMAQARLALGQIDQANAFLADLERYHPSFLKAGLIRIQAAFNAGDSSAALKLSNDLVQKTNTAVANSDFTPQMIQDVRVRAISSRGLANLELGRFAEAKNDLQEIVRISPKSASAMVNLAKVLIAERNDDGAIALFEKALSADPQNFDAVSGVVNIMIRQGQAAKAHAEVDRMVAANAGRADVLAALHYLKSTVFTAQKNAAETEKELAAAIELDPNYFPAYSAYASFLVGQGRADEAVAQYRMILEKRPAAPMFTLLGIIEDSRGNSAEAEKAYRRALEMAPDASIAANNLAWLIADKQGNLDEALQLATLAVSKGQSTPGFYDTLGWVYLQKGLASPAVEQFRKAVAIEESKKAGSAPTPGYRLRLGMALAKAGDKASARREVETSLRNGNQLSQRELRDAKSVLANL